The genomic window GGCCGCCGCCGGCATCGAGGTCACCGAAGACCCAGAAAAATCGCGCAAGCTGATTCTTGCGACCACGCGGCCTGACGTGCGCGTGGTGCTCGTGCGCGCCTCCGACGTGCCCACCTATGTGCAGTACGGCGGCGCCGACCTGGGCGTGACTGGCTCCGACGTGCTGCTCGAGCACGGCAACCAGGGCCTCTATCAGCCGCTCGACCTGCGCATTGCGGCCTGCCGCCTCAGCGTGGCCGTGCGCGCCGACTACGACTACGCATCCGCCGTGAAGCAGGGCTCGCGCCTGCGGGTGGCCACCAAGTACGTGGGCCTGGCGCGCGACTTCTTCGCCAGCAAGGGCGTGCACGTCGACTTGATCAAGCTCTATGGCAGCATGGAGCTAGCGCCGCTCACGGGCCTGGCCGACGCCATCGTCGACCTGGTCTCGACCGGCAATACGCTGCGGGCCAATCACCTGGTCGAGGTCGAGCGCATCATGGACATCAGCGCGCGCCTCGTCGTCAACCAGGCCGCGCTCAAGCTCAAGCGCGAACCGATCCGCCGCATCATCGACGCCTTTGCTTCTGCTATTCCTGGGTCTTGAAAAGCGCATGTCCGAAGCAAACAAAAGAAGTTTTTTTTCGAAACTCGATAGCCACTACGCGGCAGTCGAGATGATCGGAGACGCCTCCAAGGCCCTCTGGATCATTGCGGCGTTGCAAGCCATCTCGGCGTTGATGGGCGACAAGATCGGGTTGGTGGATGCTGCGTTGAATGCCGTATGCGCATTTGGCATCGCTCGCTTCCGCAGTCGGGTTGCCGCAGGCATCGCTTTGGTGTTTGCGCTCGGGACCTTGATCTTTGCCGGCTATGGCATGGCGGCTGGCGGCCGGGTCAGCGGGGCGGGCGCGTTGATCGCGCTGTTCGCCGTCTGGGCGACGGCCCGCGCTCTTGAAGCGACCGCCAAGATAAGAGGTACCTTGGCCAACAAGCCCTCGCGTCTTTTGAGCGACCTCGAATGAACCGTCGCTCTGTTGGACATTTTTCTCGAAACACGTGATGAAACTGAAAGCAGCCCCCGCCCGTCTCTCCACGACTTCAGCCAGCTTCGATGCTGAATTCAAGGCGCGGCTGCATTGGTCTGCCGACGCGGACGCGGCCATCGAGAAGGTGGTGGCCGACATCCTGGCCGACGTGCAGAAGCGGGGCGACGATGCGGTGCTGGAGTACACCAACCGGTTCGACAAGCTCGGTGCCAAGACGCTGCCTGAACTGGAGTTGACGCAGGCCGAGCTGAAAGCTGCTTTCGAATCGTTGCCGGCCGCGCAACGCGATGCGCTCGAAGCCGCGGCGCGCCGCGTGCGCAGCTACCACGAGGCACAGAAGAAGGCGAGCGGCGAAAGCTGGAGCTACCGTGATGCCGACGGCACGCTGCTCGGCCAGAAGGTCACGCCGCTCGACCGCGTTGGCATCTACGTACCGGGCGGCAAGGCGGCCTATCCGTCGAGCGTGCTGATGAACGCGATTCCGGCGCATGTGGCCGGCGTGGCCGAAATCGTCATGGTGGTTCCGACGCCGCGTGGCGAGAAGAACCCGCTCGTGCTTGCCGCAGCCTACGTGGCCGGCGTGACGCGCGGCTTCACCATCGGCGGCGCGCAAGCCGTGGCCGCACTGGCCTACGGCACCGCCACCATTCCCGCGGTCGACAAGATCACCGGCCCCGGCAATGCGTACGTTGCGGCCGCCAAGCGCCGTGTGTTCGGCACCGTGGGGATCGACATGATCGCGGGCCCGAGCGAAATTCTCGTCCTGGCCGACGGCACCACGCCGCCCGACTGGGTGGCCATGGACCTGTTCAGCCAGGCCGAGCATGACGAACTTGCGCAGAGCATCTTGCTGTGCCCCGATGCGGCATACATCGACCGCGTGCAGGCCGAGATCGACCGCCTGCTGCCGGCCATGCCGCGGGCCGAGATCATCGCGGCCTCGCTCAACGGCCGTGGCGCTCTCATCCACACCAAGAGCATGGAAGAGGCCTGCGAGATCAGCAACCGCATTGCGCCCGAACACCTCGAAGTGAGCAGCAGCGAGCCGAACCGCTGGGAGCCGCTGCTGCGCCACGCGGGCGCGATCTTCCTTGGCGCGTTCACCAGCGAAAGCCTCGGCGACTACTGCGCCGGTCCGAATCACGTGCTGCCGACCAGCGGCACGGCGCGGTTTTCAAGCCCACTCGGCGTCTACGATTTCCAGAAGCGTTCGAGCCTCATCGAAGTGAGCGAAGCCGGTGCCCAGGTGCTCGGCCCCATTGCGGTGACGCTGGCTGAAGGCGAGGGCCTGCAGGCGCACGCCGAAGCGGCGCGGCTGCGCTTGCGCAAGATCTGAAGTTTCATAGATAGAAAACCGCTCGGGAGGAGCAAGCCAGATGATCCATCGTCTTCACAGGTCGCGTTTTTTCAGATTTGCAGCCGGCCTCGTAGCAGGCGCGGGCTTGCTCGTTGCCTGCAGCCAGATCCCGCAGGCGCCGCGCAACGAGTCGGCCGCCTTGTCCGCAACCCCCAGCGCCGCCGCTGCCGCACCCGCACAGCTCGGCACCCAGTGGGGCGAGGGGATCGAGTCGAAGACCCGCACGGTCAATGCGAAGCGGCTGTCGGCGCAGCCTGACGAAGTGGCCTTGCTGGGCTACAACGAGGCATCCACCGTGCGGCGCGAAGCCGGCAACAACCCCGAGCGCCGGCTCAACCTGCAACTGGCCCAAGGCGATGTCGAATGGTCGGTGCTCGATGAAAGCGGCCGTCCGTTGCCGATGCAGCGTGCACGCCGTAGCGGCAGCGACATGTTCCGCCTCGCAGGCATCGAAGGCGCGCGCTACACCCTACGCTTCCGCAACCTGAGCGACCGAGCCTACGAAGTGATCGCTACCGTCGACGGCCTTGACGTGCTGAACGGCAAGCCCGGCAGCCTGCGCAACGGCGGCTATGTGCTGGGCCCGCAGCAGGTGCTCGACATCGAGGGCTTCCGCAAGAGCCAGAGCGAGGTGGCGGCCTTCCGTTTCGCCGCTCCGGGCCGCGCCTATGCGGCGAACACCGAAGCAGGCGACGTGCGCAACATCGGCGTGATCGGCGCTGCGCTGTTCGAACTCGAGCTGCCGGAGGCATCGCGCCGTCCGCGCCGCAATGCCGCGCCAGTGCAGCCGAACGCCTTCCCGGCGGACGACGCGTACGCCCCGCCGCCGCGCTACCGCAAGTAATGCCATGAGGCCTGCCGTCGTGCCGCTGCTGCCGCGCCTTCTGGTGCTGTTGCTCGCGCTGGCGCCCGCCGCCGGTGCGCAGGCCATGAGCATCCGCGAACTGCGCACGCTGGAAGCCAACGAAAAGGACGGCAAGGCCTACGCGAGCTATTACCTCGTCGGCGTGCTCGAAGGCCTGCGCGAAGGCGTGGAGGCGTCGCAGCGCAACGGGCAAAAACCCATCTTCTGCGTTGAAGGCCGCCGCCTCGAGCCGTCGATGGCGCGCTCTCTTTATCAAACCGAGCTGACCCGCAATGCCGACAGCTATGAAGCCGACATGCCGGTGCAACTGGTGATGTCCGGCGCCCTCAAGAACAGCTACCGCTGCACCCGATGACCACTTCCCCTACCGCCCGCCCGATCGATCGCATCCGCTCCGACGTGCAGTCCATGCACGCCTATGCGGTGCAGGACGCGCGCGGCTTCGTCAAGCTCGACGCCATGGAGAACCCGTTCGGCCTGCCGCCGGCATTGCAGGCCGAGCTCGGCGCAAGGCTGGGCGCGCTGGCGCTCAACCGCTACCCGGGCGAGCGGGGCGGCGACCTGCAGCGCGCGCTGGCCGCGCATGCGCACATGCCCGAAGGCTTTGCGCTGATGCTGGGCAACGGCTCCGACGAGCTGATTTCGCTCTTGGCCATTGCCTGCGATGTGCCGGGCGCCACGCTGCTCGCGCCCGTGCCCGGCTTCGTGATGTACGCCATGAGCGCCCAGTTGCAGGGCCTGCGCTTCGCCGGCGTTCCGCTCACGGCCGATTTCGAGCTCGACGAGGCGGCAATGCTTGCAGCCATCGCACGCGAGAAGCCGGCCATCGTGTACCTGGCCTATCCGAACAACCCCACCGCCAACCTCTGGGACGATGCCGTCATCGAAAAGATCGTCGAGGCCCAGGGCGCGCAGGGCGGCCTGGTGGTGATCGACGAGGCTTACCAGCCCTTTGCCGCCAGGAGCTACATCGACCGCATCGCACGGCACGGCCATGTGCTGCTGATGCGCACGCTCAGCAAGTTCGGCCTGGCGGGCATCCGCCTCGGCTATCTCATGGGCCCGGCCGCGCTGGTCGCGCAGATCGACAAGGTGCGCCCGCCCTACAACATCAGCGTGCTCAACTGCGAATGCGCGCTGTTTGCGCTCGAGCACGCCGAAGTGTTCGAGGCCCAGGCCCGGCAAATCCGCGAGGAGCGCCATCGCCTCATGATGGGGCTGGGCCGGCTCGTGGGCGTGAAGGTGTGGCCGAGCGACGCCAACATGATCCTCGTGCGGGTGCCCGATGCCGCCAAGACCTTCGAGGGCATGAAGGCACACGGGATTCTGGTGAAGAACGTTTCTAAAATGCACGAAATGCTCGCAAATTGCCTGCGCCTCACCGTCGGAACGTCCGACGAGAATGCGCGGATGCTCGCGGCACTCGAAGCCTCACTATGACTACCGCCCAAACAGCCGACACGAGCACCGCCGCGCGCACCGCATCGGTCACCCGCAACACCGCCGAAACCAAGATCACCGTCAGCGTCAACCTGGACGGCACCGGCCGCGCCAAGCTCTCCACCGGCATCGGCTTTTTCGACCACATGCTCGACCAGATCGCCCGCCACGGCCTGATCGACCTCGACATCGACTGCCAGGGCGACCTGCACATCGACGGCCACCACACGGTGGAAGACGTGGGCATTACCCTCGGCCAGGCGGTGGCCAAGGCCGTGGGCGACAAGAAGGGCATTCGCCGCTACGGGCATGCCTATGTGCCGCTGGACGAGGCGCTGAGCCGTGTGGTCATCGATTTCTCGGGCCGCCCGGGGCTGGTGATGCACGTGCCGTTCACCAGCGGCATGATCGGCACCTTCGACAGCCAGCTCACCTACGAGTTCTTCCAGGGCTTCGTCAATCATGCGTTCGTCACGCTGCACATCGACAACCTGAAGGGCGTGAACGCGCACCACCAGTGCGAAACGGTGTTCAAGGCCTTTGCACGCGCAATGCGCGGCGCGCTGGAGCTCGATCCGCGCTCCGTGGGCGTCATTCCCTCGACCAAGGGTTCGCTCTGAAATTTTCCAGCGAACAGCTATGAAATCTGTAGCAAATACCGTCGCGGTCGTCGATTACGGCATGGGCAACCTGCATTCGGTGTCCCAAGCCGTGCGGCATGCGGCCGACCAGGTGGGTGTCGAGGTTTTCGTCACTTCCGATCCCGAAGTGGTGCGCAAGGCCTCCCGCGTGGTGCTGCCGGGCCAGGGCGCGATGCCCGACTGCATGCGCGAGCTGCACGACTCCGGCCTCCAGGAGTCGGTGCTCGAAGCCGCGGCAAACAAGCCGCTCTTCGGCGTGTGCGTGGGCATGCAGATGCTGCTGTCGCGCAGCGACGAGGGGCCGACCGACGGCCTTGGCCTGATTCCCGGCGAGGTCGTCAAGTTCGACCTGGCCGGCCGGCTGCAGCCCGACGGCAGCCGCTTCAAGGTGCCCCAGATGGGCTGGAACCAGGTGCGCCAGGCCCAACCGCACGCAGTGTGGGCGGGCATTCCCGACCAGAGCTACTTCTACTTCGTGCACAGCTTCTACGCGCGGCCGGCGGACGCCCGGCACAGCGTAGGCGAGGCGGATTACGGGGCATGCTTTACCGCGGCCATCGCACGCGATAACATTTTTGCCACCCAGTTCCACCCGGAGAAGAGTGCGGACCACGGGTTGCAGCTCTACCGAAACTTCCTCCACTGGAATCCCTGACCTTATATTTCCGACCGGGCCGAACCTTCCTCAGCCCGGATTCCGCACACTCGCGTCACTTCCATGCTCCTCATTCCCGCCATTGATCTCAAAGACGGCCACTGCGTTCGCCTCAAACAAGGCGACATGGACCAGTCCACCATCTTCAGCGAAGACCCCGCCGCCATGGCCCGCAAGTGGGTCGAGGCCGGCGCGCGGCGGCTGCACCTGGTCGATCTGAATGGCGCCTTCGCCGGAAAGCCGCAGAACCACGCGGCCATCAAGGCAATCCTGCGCGAGGTGGGCGACGACATTCCGGTGCAGCTGGGCGGCGGCATCCGCGACCTGGACACCATCGAGCGCTACATCGACGACGGGCTGCGCTACGTGATCATCGGCACCGCCGCGGTCAAGAACCCCGGCTTCCTGAAGGACGCCTGCGTGGCCTTCGGCGGCCACATCATCGTGGGGCTCGACGCCAAGGATGGCAAGGTGGCCACCGACGGCTGGAGCAAGCTCACGGGCCACGAGGTGGCCGACCTGGGCAAGAAGTTCGAAGACTACGGCGTCGAGTCGATCATCTACACGGACATCGGCCGCGACGGCATGCTCTCGGGCATCAACATCGATGCGACGGTGAAGCTCGCGCAGGCGCTGACCATTCCGGTGATCGCCTCGGGCGGCCTCTCGAACATGGCCGACATCGACCAGCTTTGCGCGGTCGAGTCCGAAGGCGTCGAAGGCGTGATCTGCGGCCGCGCCATCTATTCGGGCGACCTCGATTTCGCCGCTGCGCAAGCCCGCGCGGACGAACTCGCGGGCGTCTGAAACCTCCTGTGCAGCGCGGCGTGCTCTCCGCGCTTGCCATTGCCAACTACCGGTCGCTGCGCCAGCTGACGGTGCCGCTCGGCCGGCTCACCGTGGTCACGGGGCCCAACGGCAGCGGCAAATCCAGCGTCTACCGCGCGATGCGGCTTTTG from Variovorax paradoxus includes these protein-coding regions:
- the hisA gene encoding 1-(5-phosphoribosyl)-5-[(5-phosphoribosylamino)methylideneamino]imidazole-4-carboxamide isomerase, yielding MLLIPAIDLKDGHCVRLKQGDMDQSTIFSEDPAAMARKWVEAGARRLHLVDLNGAFAGKPQNHAAIKAILREVGDDIPVQLGGGIRDLDTIERYIDDGLRYVIIGTAAVKNPGFLKDACVAFGGHIIVGLDAKDGKVATDGWSKLTGHEVADLGKKFEDYGVESIIYTDIGRDGMLSGINIDATVKLAQALTIPVIASGGLSNMADIDQLCAVESEGVEGVICGRAIYSGDLDFAAAQARADELAGV
- the hisB gene encoding imidazoleglycerol-phosphate dehydratase HisB; translated protein: MTTAQTADTSTAARTASVTRNTAETKITVSVNLDGTGRAKLSTGIGFFDHMLDQIARHGLIDLDIDCQGDLHIDGHHTVEDVGITLGQAVAKAVGDKKGIRRYGHAYVPLDEALSRVVIDFSGRPGLVMHVPFTSGMIGTFDSQLTYEFFQGFVNHAFVTLHIDNLKGVNAHHQCETVFKAFARAMRGALELDPRSVGVIPSTKGSL
- the hisH gene encoding imidazole glycerol phosphate synthase subunit HisH, whose amino-acid sequence is MKSVANTVAVVDYGMGNLHSVSQAVRHAADQVGVEVFVTSDPEVVRKASRVVLPGQGAMPDCMRELHDSGLQESVLEAAANKPLFGVCVGMQMLLSRSDEGPTDGLGLIPGEVVKFDLAGRLQPDGSRFKVPQMGWNQVRQAQPHAVWAGIPDQSYFYFVHSFYARPADARHSVGEADYGACFTAAIARDNIFATQFHPEKSADHGLQLYRNFLHWNP
- the hisD gene encoding histidinol dehydrogenase, with product MKLKAAPARLSTTSASFDAEFKARLHWSADADAAIEKVVADILADVQKRGDDAVLEYTNRFDKLGAKTLPELELTQAELKAAFESLPAAQRDALEAAARRVRSYHEAQKKASGESWSYRDADGTLLGQKVTPLDRVGIYVPGGKAAYPSSVLMNAIPAHVAGVAEIVMVVPTPRGEKNPLVLAAAYVAGVTRGFTIGGAQAVAALAYGTATIPAVDKITGPGNAYVAAAKRRVFGTVGIDMIAGPSEILVLADGTTPPDWVAMDLFSQAEHDELAQSILLCPDAAYIDRVQAEIDRLLPAMPRAEIIAASLNGRGALIHTKSMEEACEISNRIAPEHLEVSSSEPNRWEPLLRHAGAIFLGAFTSESLGDYCAGPNHVLPTSGTARFSSPLGVYDFQKRSSLIEVSEAGAQVLGPIAVTLAEGEGLQAHAEAARLRLRKI
- the hisC gene encoding histidinol-phosphate transaminase, coding for MTTSPTARPIDRIRSDVQSMHAYAVQDARGFVKLDAMENPFGLPPALQAELGARLGALALNRYPGERGGDLQRALAAHAHMPEGFALMLGNGSDELISLLAIACDVPGATLLAPVPGFVMYAMSAQLQGLRFAGVPLTADFELDEAAMLAAIAREKPAIVYLAYPNNPTANLWDDAVIEKIVEAQGAQGGLVVIDEAYQPFAARSYIDRIARHGHVLLMRTLSKFGLAGIRLGYLMGPAALVAQIDKVRPPYNISVLNCECALFALEHAEVFEAQARQIREERHRLMMGLGRLVGVKVWPSDANMILVRVPDAAKTFEGMKAHGILVKNVSKMHEMLANCLRLTVGTSDENARMLAALEASL
- the hisG gene encoding ATP phosphoribosyltransferase; amino-acid sequence: MITLALSKGRIFEETMPLLAAAGIEVTEDPEKSRKLILATTRPDVRVVLVRASDVPTYVQYGGADLGVTGSDVLLEHGNQGLYQPLDLRIAACRLSVAVRADYDYASAVKQGSRLRVATKYVGLARDFFASKGVHVDLIKLYGSMELAPLTGLADAIVDLVSTGNTLRANHLVEVERIMDISARLVVNQAALKLKREPIRRIIDAFASAIPGS